One window of Campylobacter sp. RM12651 genomic DNA carries:
- a CDS encoding methyl-accepting chemotaxis protein, which translates to MISKISISKKLLLLTSTFLIILLIYNILLIKNSYKTYNSSITAQDSVKIISQTNEIIHLLQVERGLSVGFLAGANKQTLIEHRAKFILNNDLKNEVDSLRNMVDNKANRAVVLQNYTNLINQQIKKVKDISQSLDESYASLSDALNLVATTKERYGLLRGTLNGVFNANTMDINTFSNISYLNTSISGKLKELKELKINFIDEYLKNLSNLESYKKLQEFISTTMNNNINGNFNINANEFFQVATNVIEDYKKLENEITNQILNKANINKSEAQQEIIIQIIIALLAQILNMFLAYVISKNIIKNLTLINTGLNSFFDFLRYKSNDVDKIITNNKDEFGKMAMQINATVLELKQNYEKDQTCINEITNITNSIKQGSLNNEITSEPYNPKIKELKEILKEMLQTLKLKIGKDINQIDELLKEYSNMNFKNNIKNPIGEIENSLNTLQQEIKNMLYSQENISNTLKSNSNNLKENMKLLLNGSKKAKNNLEESAVAINQMSSSMTAVAQKSQEIIQQSDSIKSVIDVIRGIAEDTNLLALNAAIEAARAGEHGRGFSVVASEVGKLANNTSSSLNQVEANVKLLVQQIHDIGMSIDEQTQAINLINTTISEIDELSKENDNIANDTNKAANSVDSLASNILDDLNKKEF; encoded by the coding sequence ATGATTTCTAAAATATCTATTTCTAAAAAACTTTTATTGCTTACAAGCACATTTTTAATTATATTATTAATTTATAATATTTTGCTAATTAAAAATAGTTATAAGACATATAATTCTTCAATAACTGCACAAGATAGCGTAAAGATAATATCTCAAACCAACGAAATAATTCACTTATTACAAGTTGAGCGTGGGCTTAGCGTAGGATTTTTAGCTGGTGCAAATAAACAAACTTTAATAGAACATAGAGCTAAATTTATTTTAAATAACGACTTAAAAAACGAAGTTGATAGTCTAAGAAATATGGTAGATAATAAGGCTAATAGAGCTGTAGTATTACAAAATTATACTAATTTAATAAATCAACAAATCAAAAAAGTTAAAGATATTTCTCAAAGTCTTGATGAAAGCTATGCTAGTTTAAGCGATGCTCTTAATTTAGTAGCTACTACAAAAGAAAGATATGGCTTATTAAGGGGGACTTTAAACGGAGTATTTAATGCAAATACTATGGATATTAACACTTTTTCAAACATTAGTTACCTAAATACAAGTATTTCTGGAAAATTAAAAGAATTAAAAGAATTAAAAATTAATTTTATAGATGAATATTTAAAAAATCTTTCAAATCTTGAAAGTTATAAAAAACTTCAAGAATTTATATCAACTACTATGAATAATAATATAAATGGTAATTTTAATATAAATGCAAATGAATTTTTCCAAGTAGCTACTAATGTGATAGAAGATTATAAAAAATTAGAAAACGAAATAACAAATCAAATTCTAAATAAAGCAAATATAAATAAGTCTGAAGCTCAACAAGAAATAATTATTCAAATAATAATAGCCTTATTAGCACAAATTTTAAATATGTTTTTAGCTTATGTAATATCTAAAAATATCATTAAAAACCTTACTTTAATCAATACTGGTCTTAATAGTTTTTTTGATTTTTTAAGATATAAAAGTAATGATGTAGATAAAATAATCACAAACAACAAAGACGAATTTGGCAAAATGGCTATGCAAATAAATGCAACCGTATTAGAACTAAAGCAAAATTATGAAAAAGACCAAACCTGTATAAATGAAATTACAAATATTACAAATTCTATTAAACAAGGTAGTTTAAACAATGAAATAACCAGCGAACCTTACAATCCAAAAATAAAAGAATTAAAAGAAATTCTAAAAGAAATGTTGCAAACTCTAAAACTAAAAATAGGAAAAGATATTAACCAAATTGATGAGCTATTAAAAGAATACTCAAATATGAATTTCAAAAATAATATAAAAAACCCAATAGGAGAGATAGAAAATAGCCTAAATACCTTGCAACAAGAAATTAAAAATATGCTTTATTCTCAAGAAAATATAAGCAATACTTTAAAATCAAATTCTAATAATTTAAAAGAAAATATGAAGCTTTTATTAAATGGTAGCAAAAAGGCTAAAAACAACCTTGAAGAAAGTGCAGTAGCAATCAATCAAATGTCAAGCTCAATGACTGCAGTAGCTCAAAAAAGCCAAGAAATCATTCAACAAAGCGATAGCATAAAAAGCGTTATTGATGTTATTAGAGGCATTGCAGAAGATACAAATTTATTAGCTTTAAATGCTGCTATTGAAGCAGCGCGTGCAGGTGAGCATGGGCGTGGATTTAGCGTGGTTGCAAGTGAAGTTGGCAAATTAGCTAATAACACTAGCTCATCATTAAATCAAGTAGAAGCTAATGTAAAATTATTAGTCCAACAAATTCACGATATTGGTATGAGTATAGATGAGCAAACTCAAGCAATTAATCTAATCAATACAACCATAAGCGAAATTGATGAGCTAAGTAAAGAAAATGATAATATTGCAAATGATACAAATAAAGCTGCAAATAGCGTAGATAGTCTAGCTAGCAATATTTTAGATGATTTAAACAAAAAAGAATTTTAA
- a CDS encoding META domain-containing protein has product MKKSLILLSVLVLFGCVNTNNVEVAKEVKKLENKEYKISKIIVKDTNKEYSNSSNWSLIIEDNKLGMFVGCNRIFSAIKQENNNIYYENPASTKMMCPNQVMEVENAVASSLTSMQIIENGLENDKVKIIFE; this is encoded by the coding sequence ATGAAAAAATCTTTAATCTTATTAAGTGTATTAGTGTTGTTTGGTTGTGTAAATACTAACAATGTTGAGGTAGCAAAAGAAGTGAAAAAATTAGAAAATAAAGAATATAAAATATCAAAAATTATAGTTAAAGACACAAATAAAGAATATAGCAATTCTAGTAATTGGTCTTTAATAATTGAAGATAATAAATTAGGAATGTTTGTAGGTTGCAATAGAATTTTTAGTGCTATAAAACAAGAAAATAATAATATTTATTATGAAAATCCAGCAAGCACAAAAATGATGTGCCCTAATCAAGTAATGGAAGTAGAAAACGCAGTTGCTAGTAGTCTTACAAGTATGCAAATAATAGAAAATGGCTTAGAAAACGATAAAGTAAAAATTATTTTTGAATAA
- the truB gene encoding tRNA pseudouridine(55) synthase TruB (catalyzes isomerization of specific uridines in RNA to pseudouridine; responsible for residues in T loops of many tRNAs) — protein MIFLANKPINISSNSYALKLGKKLGLKLGYSGTLDPFASGALLCADKKHAKLFRFLNLEPKVYEATIWLGAVSPSLDNENISFCSVKEPSLEQIMQAFAKYQGDITYTPPIFCAKKINGKRAYELARNGEKVELNECVMSVRAEFLHYNFPFISFRLSASKGTYVRSYAKLICDELGVKGTLSALRRLSEGGFKEFKNYDAFGSVDLEENFYLGDINDLLLGKKLSLNDFKKQDYKIYKIDLGDCFSIIRLDEKIEYILNKVEKC, from the coding sequence ATGATTTTTCTAGCAAACAAACCAATTAATATTAGCTCTAATTCTTACGCTTTAAAATTAGGTAAAAAATTAGGGCTAAAATTAGGATATTCAGGCACACTTGACCCATTTGCTAGCGGGGCATTACTCTGTGCTGATAAAAAACACGCAAAATTATTTCGCTTTTTAAATCTTGAGCCAAAAGTCTATGAAGCAACGATTTGGCTTGGTGCAGTTAGTCCTAGCTTAGATAATGAAAACATAAGCTTTTGTAGTGTTAAAGAGCCTAGTTTAGAGCAAATTATGCAAGCTTTTGCTAAGTATCAAGGAGATATAACTTACACTCCGCCTATATTTTGTGCTAAAAAAATCAATGGCAAAAGAGCGTATGAGTTAGCTAGAAATGGCGAAAAGGTTGAGCTAAATGAGTGTGTAATGAGTGTGAGAGCTGAGTTTTTGCATTATAATTTCCCTTTTATTAGTTTTAGATTAAGTGCTAGCAAAGGCACTTATGTTCGTTCATACGCCAAGCTAATTTGCGATGAATTAGGTGTAAAAGGGACTTTAAGTGCTTTAAGAAGACTTAGTGAAGGCGGCTTTAAAGAATTTAAAAATTATGATGCTTTTGGAAGTGTTGATTTAGAAGAAAATTTTTATTTAGGCGATATAAACGACTTGCTATTAGGCAAAAAATTAAGCTTAAATGATTTTAAAAAACAAGATTATAAAATTTATAAAATAGATTTAGGAGATTGTTTTAGCATTATTAGATTAGATGAAAAAATAGAATATATTTTAAATAAGGTGGAAAAATGTTAG
- a CDS encoding molybdopterin-dependent oxidoreductase has protein sequence MKKHLIATRVGAFYLEDDKITPFIYDEAPTDLINHYTSRINHSSRIKNPCVRRGFLDGSKDRLDDEFIEISWDKAFELIANNLKKYYEEYGSSSIYAESYEWGGVGKIGWGRMLIHRLINALGGGVFELGDYSTGSAIASMPYVFGSSCVYERATDYKEIIKHAKVVVFWGANPIITSKIAHDIPMHEHEKYLKQMAENKDIEVIFIDIRANESAKMMNATTLTPNSNSDMAMAIGMCNYLYTNKLYDKEFIESKTTGFDTFKDYFLGINDGVNKDLEWASKICGISKTDLENLALKLKNNPSNILLGRSIQRQLNGEFNYLAIICLAAMCGHIGKDGLGIEFNLSSGCKGESAKNTEKLSDINTLLGEIKGKNHYIPSSRLSECLLRSNTKSTYKDEEIIYPDIKLMINACGSYLTHQPNSNESLKALNNLECIITLEPFWTAQAKMSDIVLPIAIEGERYDIEQSTNKEIIFALKPIKEPFYNAKSDFEICKEIAKRFNKSYEFCHDLDELDLVKLAYLDIKERYFKKGIILSEFDEFLEKSYEKVQGLSELEPFTRFKNIKNINLSIKNNIAKYEQKDELLSEYPLFLTSAHSPYRLHSQLHNSDIRDSENDLEPVYLHKDLAIKKGIKQGDIVRVFNDRGEILVGARIICDINPNNILIFQGAWWQIDGKRCLNGNVNVLTSSSPSSAVSNSNTAHTCKVDIEKFNGIKNWEKDCFKAPKIIKNL, from the coding sequence ATGAAAAAACATTTAATAGCCACTAGAGTAGGGGCGTTTTATTTAGAAGATGATAAAATTACGCCTTTTATTTACGATGAAGCCCCGACTGATTTGATTAATCATTACACAAGCAGAATAAATCATAGCTCAAGAATTAAAAATCCTTGCGTTAGGCGTGGATTTTTAGATGGTTCTAAGGATAGATTAGATGATGAGTTTATAGAGATTTCTTGGGATAAGGCCTTTGAATTAATTGCAAATAATCTTAAAAAATATTATGAAGAATACGGCTCTAGCAGTATTTATGCTGAAAGTTACGAATGGGGTGGGGTAGGTAAAATCGGCTGGGGTAGAATGCTAATTCATAGACTTATCAATGCTCTTGGTGGTGGGGTCTTTGAGTTAGGAGATTATTCAACCGGCTCTGCAATAGCTAGTATGCCTTATGTTTTTGGCTCATCTTGTGTTTATGAAAGAGCAACTGATTATAAAGAAATAATCAAACACGCTAAAGTAGTGGTGTTTTGGGGAGCTAATCCTATTATTACAAGTAAAATTGCTCACGATATTCCTATGCACGAACACGAAAAATATCTAAAACAAATGGCTGAAAATAAAGATATTGAAGTAATTTTTATAGATATTAGAGCTAATGAGAGTGCAAAAATGATGAATGCAACAACTCTAACTCCTAATTCAAATTCTGATATGGCAATGGCTATTGGAATGTGCAATTATCTTTATACTAACAAGCTTTATGATAAAGAATTTATAGAGAGTAAAACCACAGGATTTGATACATTTAAAGACTATTTTCTAGGCATAAACGACGGGGTAAATAAGGACTTAGAATGGGCTAGTAAGATTTGTGGTATTAGCAAAACTGATTTAGAAAATCTAGCCTTAAAGCTTAAAAATAATCCTAGTAATATTTTATTAGGTAGGTCAATTCAAAGACAATTAAACGGAGAATTTAACTACCTAGCAATAATTTGCTTAGCTGCTATGTGCGGACATATAGGCAAAGATGGTTTAGGGATTGAGTTTAATTTAAGCAGTGGTTGCAAGGGTGAGAGTGCAAAAAATACAGAAAAATTAAGTGATATAAATACACTTTTAGGCGAAATAAAAGGCAAAAATCATTATATCCCAAGCTCAAGGCTTAGCGAGTGCTTATTAAGGTCTAATACAAAAAGCACTTATAAAGATGAAGAAATCATTTATCCTGATATAAAATTAATGATAAATGCTTGTGGCTCATATCTTACCCATCAGCCAAATAGCAATGAGAGTTTAAAGGCTTTAAATAATCTTGAGTGTATTATCACACTTGAGCCTTTTTGGACGGCTCAAGCTAAGATGAGTGATATTGTTTTGCCTATTGCTATTGAAGGGGAGCGTTATGATATAGAACAAAGCACGAATAAAGAAATAATTTTTGCACTAAAACCTATAAAAGAGCCTTTTTATAACGCAAAAAGTGATTTTGAAATATGCAAAGAAATAGCAAAAAGATTTAATAAATCTTATGAATTTTGCCACGATTTAGATGAATTAGACCTAGTAAAATTGGCTTATTTAGATATTAAAGAAAGATATTTTAAAAAAGGAATAATTTTAAGTGAGTTTGATGAGTTTTTAGAAAAATCTTATGAAAAAGTGCAGGGCTTAAGTGAATTAGAGCCTTTTACAAGATTTAAAAACATAAAAAATATTAATTTAAGTATAAAAAACAATATCGCAAAATACGAGCAAAAAGATGAGCTTTTAAGCGAATATCCTTTGTTTTTAACTTCTGCACATAGTCCTTATAGACTTCATTCACAACTACATAATAGCGATATAAGAGATAGTGAAAATGATTTAGAGCCTGTTTATTTGCATAAAGATTTAGCTATTAAAAAGGGCATTAAACAAGGAGATATTGTAAGAGTTTTTAATGATAGGGGCGAGATTTTAGTGGGGGCTAGAATAATTTGTGATATTAATCCTAATAATATTTTGATTTTTCAAGGTGCTTGGTGGCAAATTGATGGTAAAAGGTGCCTAAATGGAAATGTAAATGTGCTAACAAGCTCAAGCCCAAGTTCAGCGGTATCAAATAGCAACACAGCTCACACTTGTAAAGTAGATATAGAAAAATTTAATGGTATTAAAAACTGGGAGAAAGACTGCTTTAAAGCTCCGAAAATTATTAAGAATTTATAA
- a CDS encoding biotin transporter BioY, producing the protein MLAALKSFCLKKNTASNTAKVLLASILIAFAANLKISIDIIPFTMQTMVVLTISYALGSRLALFSLILWFLEGLCGFPVFASGGGLHAILSPSGGYIFGLIAMGYIMGKAKDHDINNVFALSLYALVATAVLYICGLFILSFYVPKDKILSIGLYPFIVTDIAKAFCAALLINPAYKLFKNL; encoded by the coding sequence ATGTTAGCAGCTTTAAAAAGTTTTTGCTTAAAGAAAAATACTGCAAGCAATACAGCTAAAGTATTACTAGCAAGTATTTTAATAGCATTTGCTGCTAATTTAAAAATAAGCATAGACATCATACCCTTTACTATGCAAACTATGGTGGTTTTAACTATATCTTATGCTTTAGGCTCAAGACTAGCTTTATTTAGTTTGATTTTATGGTTTTTAGAAGGTTTGTGTGGCTTTCCTGTGTTTGCTAGCGGTGGTGGTTTGCACGCAATTTTAAGCCCTAGTGGTGGGTATATTTTTGGTTTGATTGCTATGGGTTATATTATGGGAAAAGCTAAAGACCATGATATAAACAATGTCTTTGCGTTAAGTTTATATGCTCTAGTAGCTACTGCGGTGCTTTATATTTGTGGCTTATTTATTTTAAGCTTTTATGTTCCTAAGGATAAAATACTTAGTATAGGGTTATATCCTTTCATAGTAACTGATATTGCAAAAGCATTTTGTGCTGCATTGCTTATAAATCCTGCTTATAAGCTATTTAAAAACTTATAA
- the fliQ gene encoding flagellar biosynthesis protein FliQ, with protein MESTLVALGVSTFKIALLLSLPMLLAGLIAGLLISIFQATTQINEMTLSFVPKIILVVVIIIFLMPWMMNQMIDFTTMILNKIPSFVK; from the coding sequence ATGGAAAGCACTTTAGTTGCACTTGGGGTATCAACTTTTAAAATAGCACTTTTATTATCACTTCCGATGCTCTTAGCTGGACTTATTGCAGGACTTTTAATAAGTATATTTCAAGCGACAACCCAAATTAACGAAATGACTTTAAGTTTTGTACCAAAAATCATTTTGGTTGTTGTAATAATAATATTCTTAATGCCTTGGATGATGAATCAAATGATAGATTTTACAACTATGATATTAAATAAAATTCCAAGTTTTGTTAAATGA
- the csrA gene encoding carbon storage regulator CsrA, with amino-acid sequence MLVVSRNAGEGIVIDGGIKIKIFEIKGDSVKIGIEAPKQTLILRDELVDSIKDENIQSAASSSELLDSLVSSLSMYKKDK; translated from the coding sequence ATGTTAGTAGTATCAAGAAATGCAGGTGAAGGAATAGTTATTGATGGTGGGATTAAAATTAAGATTTTTGAAATAAAGGGCGATTCGGTAAAAATCGGTATAGAAGCTCCTAAACAAACTTTAATTTTAAGAGATGAATTAGTAGATTCTATAAAAGATGAAAATATCCAATCAGCTGCATCTTCAAGTGAATTGTTAGATAGTTTAGTAAGCTCACTTTCAATGTATAAAAAAGATAAATAA
- a CDS encoding GGDEF domain-containing protein codes for MAIFNIYSITSYFVAICFYLKDKITAAFFVAFAEIFLHQIMGSYYLGFESGFSTIMMCLFFLQFTFFSKWLYRISVSLFLLFSIYGLYYFRHYLVGEYSNSQDLFFYINTFSSSVFMLIYGGLATVTSNKKLSDLTYLVYRDFLTGLFNRKYFEEKIIPNFNKDESLLIAICDIDNFKRINDTYGHDIGDIVLKSVASAIQYEMLGLKGVVSRWGGEEFVVKLNVKNNQEAEYYMNVVKNSVSKQELKKYNIKPTITIGGIFIKNPCKDSFEHYFKIADQELYFGKKSGKNCVNIQVS; via the coding sequence ATGGCTATTTTTAATATTTACTCAATAACGAGTTATTTTGTAGCAATTTGCTTTTATTTAAAAGACAAAATAACAGCAGCGTTTTTTGTAGCATTTGCCGAAATATTTTTACACCAAATTATGGGTTCTTATTATTTAGGGTTTGAAAGTGGATTTAGCACTATTATGATGTGCTTATTTTTCTTGCAATTTACATTTTTTAGCAAGTGGCTTTATAGAATATCAGTAAGTTTATTTTTGCTTTTTAGCATATATGGTTTATATTATTTTAGACATTATTTAGTAGGTGAATATAGTAATAGTCAAGATTTGTTTTTCTATATCAATACATTTTCAAGCTCTGTTTTTATGTTAATTTATGGTGGTCTTGCAACGGTTACTTCAAATAAAAAATTATCCGACTTAACTTATTTGGTTTATAGAGATTTTCTAACAGGTCTTTTTAATAGAAAATACTTTGAAGAAAAGATAATTCCTAACTTCAATAAAGATGAATCACTTTTAATAGCAATTTGTGATATAGATAATTTCAAAAGAATTAATGATACTTATGGTCATGATATAGGCGATATAGTTTTAAAAAGTGTAGCATCAGCAATTCAGTATGAAATGTTAGGGCTTAAAGGCGTTGTTTCTAGATGGGGTGGCGAAGAATTTGTAGTGAAATTAAATGTGAAAAACAATCAAGAAGCAGAATACTATATGAATGTAGTAAAAAATTCAGTTTCAAAACAAGAATTGAAAAAATATAACATAAAACCAACTATAACAATTGGTGGTATTTTTATTAAAAATCCTTGTAAAGATAGTTTTGAGCATTATTTTAAAATTGCCGATCAAGAATTATATTTTGGTAAAAAAAGCGGCAAAAATTGTGTAAATATACAAGTTTCATAA
- a CDS encoding Sua5 YciO YrdC YwlC family protein: MIYLAQTDTTAGFLSKDYKEINLAKKREINKPCIITSAYLTSLKNLARVPNKFKNQVRKAKKTTFIYKNQISFRLVNDNKHSLFLKNFKYLYSSSANLHGYEFDINYAKNIANVIVDLDLAQKSSSKMFKINNSKLKQIR; encoded by the coding sequence ATGATTTATCTAGCACAAACCGATACTACAGCTGGATTTTTAAGTAAAGATTATAAAGAAATTAATTTAGCTAAAAAAAGAGAAATCAATAAACCTTGCATAATAACAAGCGCATATCTAACTAGCCTTAAAAACCTTGCAAGAGTTCCAAATAAATTTAAAAATCAAGTAAGAAAAGCTAAAAAAACAACCTTTATATATAAAAACCAAATATCATTTAGATTAGTAAATGATAATAAACATAGTTTATTTTTAAAGAATTTTAAATATTTATACTCAAGTAGTGCAAATTTGCACGGATATGAATTTGATATAAATTATGCAAAAAATATAGCCAATGTAATTGTGGATTTGGATTTAGCTCAAAAAAGTTCATCAAAAATGTTTAAAATAAACAATTCTAAACTAAAACAAATTAGATAA
- a CDS encoding TlpA disulfide reductase family protein — MKKLLFVASFIAVFFSACNDEAKTTSIKTGDILTLKSWDNQEIKIKREENGFSLVDSNKILIIDIFGTFCQPCRAEAPMLFDIQSKHLDDLVFVGLSYAEEADNEKLKEFAKNYNAYYFLTNDKRADLIVEAITDDIKYNTQVQLPFKVMLKDGKYQKLGNEYFILGKADEGLLRESINKAKENK, encoded by the coding sequence ATGAAAAAATTATTGTTTGTCGCTAGTTTTATTGCTGTATTTTTTAGTGCTTGCAACGATGAAGCTAAAACTACAAGTATTAAAACTGGAGATATATTAACTTTAAAAAGTTGGGATAATCAAGAAATAAAAATCAAAAGAGAAGAAAATGGCTTTAGTTTGGTTGATAGCAATAAAATTTTAATTATTGATATATTTGGGACTTTTTGTCAGCCTTGTAGAGCCGAAGCTCCAATGCTTTTTGATATACAATCAAAGCATTTAGATGATTTAGTGTTTGTTGGATTATCTTATGCAGAAGAAGCTGATAATGAAAAATTAAAAGAATTTGCAAAGAACTATAATGCGTATTATTTTTTAACAAATGATAAAAGAGCAGATTTGATAGTAGAAGCAATAACAGATGATATAAAATATAATACTCAGGTTCAATTACCTTTTAAAGTAATGTTAAAAGATGGTAAATATCAAAAATTAGGAAATGAGTATTTTATTTTAGGTAAAGCCGATGAAGGATTATTAAGAGAAAGTATAAATAAAGCAAAGGAAAATAAATGA